A genomic segment from Meiothermus cerbereus DSM 11376 encodes:
- a CDS encoding S8 family peptidase, with protein sequence MHKWFWLLLLLSSCTPSPSLSLSPSRAALGEEVEARLGGMSAEGAQVFVGTEPATVTMREGNTLRFWVPNVAGGPQTVRVVKGTQEARASLSVLGQVARDRVLLRLPLGQTPRLPAGFTRVRKDDLQACGFALAELGYTGETLGRALEELEAQDPAYKADPESLWSLGSLGSWGGEAIGALQAHNRGWGGQGVRVAVLDTGVDTVIPQLPGYDFVEEDDEPQDAFSGGHGTGAAGLVKEVAPQADILPVRVCDEDGFCRASRVVRGVCWVVQNRQGPTVLNLSLGGDTPVEALKLALEAALSQGIPVAAAAGNQGNYGSPAHYPAAFDLPGLVAVGALDRNLSPAPYSTRGAYVDLSAPGTALECVTPGRGQGQCTGTSFATPLVAGAMALWLSAQPNLTPAQLQQRLEENAQPLPFPPQEVGKGMLDLSQKP encoded by the coding sequence ATGCACAAATGGTTCTGGTTGCTGCTGCTGCTATCCTCATGTACCCCTTCTCCCAGCCTGAGCCTTTCCCCCAGCCGCGCTGCGCTGGGGGAGGAAGTGGAGGCCCGGCTGGGCGGGATGAGTGCGGAGGGAGCCCAGGTTTTTGTGGGCACGGAGCCCGCCACAGTGACGATGCGTGAAGGAAACACGCTACGCTTTTGGGTGCCCAATGTTGCCGGCGGCCCCCAGACCGTGCGGGTGGTAAAGGGCACACAAGAGGCCCGGGCCAGCCTGAGCGTGCTGGGGCAGGTGGCCCGCGATAGGGTGTTGCTGCGGCTGCCACTGGGCCAGACCCCGCGCCTGCCCGCTGGCTTTACCCGGGTCCGCAAAGACGACCTCCAGGCCTGCGGTTTCGCCCTGGCGGAGCTGGGCTATACCGGGGAGACTCTGGGGCGCGCGCTGGAGGAGCTGGAAGCCCAGGATCCCGCCTACAAAGCCGACCCCGAGAGCCTGTGGAGCCTGGGGAGCCTGGGGAGCTGGGGCGGTGAGGCCATCGGGGCCCTTCAGGCGCACAACCGTGGTTGGGGTGGGCAGGGGGTGCGGGTGGCGGTGCTCGACACCGGGGTGGATACCGTCATCCCCCAGCTTCCTGGCTACGACTTCGTGGAGGAGGACGACGAGCCCCAGGACGCCTTCTCCGGCGGCCATGGCACCGGGGCCGCGGGTTTGGTGAAAGAGGTGGCGCCCCAGGCCGATATTCTGCCGGTGCGGGTCTGCGACGAGGACGGCTTCTGCCGGGCGAGCCGGGTGGTGCGGGGGGTGTGCTGGGTGGTGCAAAACCGCCAGGGGCCCACGGTTCTCAACCTGAGCCTGGGGGGCGACACCCCGGTGGAGGCCCTGAAGCTGGCCCTGGAGGCGGCCCTCTCCCAGGGCATCCCGGTGGCCGCGGCTGCGGGCAACCAGGGGAATTATGGAAGCCCAGCCCACTATCCTGCTGCTTTTGACCTGCCGGGGCTGGTGGCGGTGGGGGCGCTGGATAGGAACCTCAGCCCGGCCCCCTACAGCACCCGCGGGGCCTACGTGGACCTCTCGGCCCCGGGCACCGCCCTGGAGTGCGTGACCCCCGGGAGAGGGCAGGGCCAATGCACCGGCACCTCCTTCGCCACCCCCCTGGTGGCTGGGGCCATGGCCCTGTGGCTTTCGGCCCAGCCGAACCTCACCCCGGCCCAGCTCCAGCAGCGCCTGGAGGAGAACGCCCAGCCCCTGCCCTTCCCCCCGCAGGAGGTGGGGAAGGGGATGCTGGATCTCTCCCAGAAGCCTTGA
- a CDS encoding helix-turn-helix domain-containing protein, with amino-acid sequence MPSKAIALHAHLSLEELEQRYRSCKDAKEKTRWQVIWLYAQQTRENRPSTRAVSQATGFSQNWVYKLIRRYNAEGPQGLIDKHRYNPGGDKRALLNQEEQQ; translated from the coding sequence ATGCCAAGCAAAGCCATAGCCCTACACGCCCACCTGAGCCTGGAAGAACTCGAACAGCGCTACCGTAGCTGCAAGGATGCCAAGGAGAAGACCCGCTGGCAGGTGATCTGGTTGTACGCCCAGCAGACCCGGGAGAACCGCCCCAGCACCCGGGCAGTGAGCCAGGCCACCGGGTTTAGCCAGAACTGGGTCTACAAGCTCATCCGGCGCTACAACGCCGAGGGACCCCAGGGGCTCATCGATAAGCACCGCTACAACCCAGGAGGGGATAAGCGGGCCTTGCTGAACCAGGAGGAGCAACAA
- a CDS encoding peptidase S8: MKLKYKTLVALGLTFVLAACGGGTPPPPSSITLTVEDPMGNFNAAAYQVDSGSWQFLPMSGTASKTGTFNLGGQTKYGVAVRCSSLVVKVIQATASELPNPKLECSSSTPTTVSFTVNVSVDASLLASGDSVCVNGTGCLSASGNVPIGLNLKPVTQDLLVTLENSGSVKVAKVLKNVNVISGGSTNASLTSSDQLAPVSLTLPTPPTGYTGSSGALVFYLSSSNTGDGLVNASPTSYRPVSGFGGGDRYAALVQANATNASLQSIQIFSSGSPNLSFPAPWSSGSLTVDQTAHPNVSGFSPNDSGLQGYRIYLQIAGQIYYTASLTKNWLGSATSYTLPDLSASSLLGYTPPAGSGSFKVSAILSNKNLFALDPNNPSAFQAGDYLKEATAQTNSYTVGGGTLTLP, from the coding sequence ATGAAGTTGAAGTACAAGACGCTTGTCGCACTTGGTTTGACTTTCGTACTGGCCGCCTGTGGCGGAGGTACGCCCCCACCCCCCAGCAGCATCACCCTCACCGTGGAAGACCCAATGGGTAACTTCAACGCGGCTGCCTATCAGGTGGACTCTGGGAGCTGGCAGTTTCTTCCCATGAGCGGCACCGCCTCCAAAACTGGCACTTTCAACCTAGGGGGTCAGACCAAGTACGGCGTAGCGGTGCGGTGCAGCAGCCTGGTGGTCAAGGTGATCCAGGCTACAGCCAGCGAACTGCCGAACCCCAAGCTTGAATGTAGCAGCAGCACTCCCACTACTGTCTCCTTCACGGTGAACGTGAGCGTAGATGCCAGCTTGCTCGCCAGTGGGGATTCGGTGTGTGTGAACGGCACGGGCTGTTTGTCCGCAAGCGGCAACGTCCCTATCGGGTTGAATCTGAAGCCTGTTACGCAGGACCTTCTGGTAACGTTAGAAAACAGCGGTTCCGTCAAAGTGGCTAAGGTGCTCAAAAACGTAAACGTGATTAGCGGGGGCAGCACCAACGCCAGCCTAACCTCCAGCGACCAGCTTGCTCCGGTCAGCCTGACCCTGCCCACGCCTCCCACAGGTTATACGGGTTCCTCAGGTGCACTTGTTTTCTACCTGAGCTCGAGTAACACCGGCGATGGTTTGGTAAACGCCTCGCCCACCAGCTACCGGCCCGTGAGCGGGTTTGGCGGCGGGGATCGCTACGCGGCTCTGGTTCAGGCCAATGCTACCAACGCCTCGCTCCAGAGCATACAGATCTTTAGCTCCGGCAGCCCAAACCTGAGCTTCCCCGCGCCTTGGTCTTCGGGTAGCTTGACAGTAGACCAGACAGCTCACCCCAACGTAAGCGGCTTTTCCCCGAACGATAGCGGCCTGCAAGGCTACCGCATCTACCTCCAGATTGCGGGCCAGATTTACTACACCGCCAGCCTTACCAAGAACTGGCTGGGGAGCGCCACCAGCTACACCCTGCCCGACCTCTCAGCTTCCAGCTTGCTGGGATACACTCCTCCCGCGGGATCGGGCAGCTTTAAGGTTTCTGCCATCCTGAGCAACAAGAACCTGTTCGCCCTCGACCCCAATAACCCCAGCGCTTTCCAGGCCGGTGACTATCTCAAGGAGGCTACCGCTCAAACCAACAGTTACACCGTAGGTGGTGGCACCCTTACCCTCCCCTAA
- a CDS encoding tetratricopeptide repeat protein: MLRTLGELFLDTQKPLRKKKPLLLLSYLLLEGPRSRRHLTELFWPGASDALNSLSVALSQLRAAGVCVEGEEVLRAEAACDAKELESLLKEGRLQEARGLYRGRFLEGADDGLSPELEEWVWSRREAIALALWRAHLERAEALYGLGWEEEALALLQEARALPGVEEVLEAEPELKRFDLEVQRAFFAVQLVGLSRAVELLGLGAETLDFLIRRRLLDSQGQPRLTVAPTIEGRRVALELARKLPLAEAAPLYRLARAHWEEADFSRGRSALLRLARAQVEEQPREALALLAELAPDPELSLLRARALERLGRYREALDLLDELPDSPDKSALRAGVLFRLGQFAEAQAEAERAKAGGAYAQAEALNLQGMMLLGQGRFQEAAEAFSRASVRFLLAGEEVRHLSALGNRAVALVELGQGEEVFTEVLEAIGPREGLRARLYLNLGVIKERQGQPAEAERLYRESLALAERVGNFEAMGRAWNNLGALYHRQGQPAEARAAYQEALRLAKAGQEWVLTAAVLANLAELTGERAGLEEAIALLEEARYTVLAERYRSRLEAFRLR, from the coding sequence ATGCTGCGAACACTGGGTGAGCTATTTTTAGATACGCAAAAGCCCTTGCGTAAGAAAAAACCCTTGCTGTTGTTGAGCTATCTGCTGCTGGAGGGCCCGCGTTCCCGTCGTCACCTGACCGAGCTGTTCTGGCCGGGGGCCAGCGATGCCTTGAATAGCTTATCGGTGGCCCTGAGCCAGCTTCGCGCGGCAGGTGTGTGCGTCGAAGGGGAGGAGGTGCTGCGGGCGGAGGCGGCTTGTGACGCAAAGGAATTGGAATCTTTGCTGAAGGAGGGCCGTCTGCAGGAAGCCCGGGGGCTTTATCGGGGGCGTTTTTTGGAAGGTGCGGATGATGGCCTTTCGCCTGAGCTCGAGGAGTGGGTTTGGAGCCGGCGGGAGGCCATCGCCCTGGCCCTATGGCGTGCCCACCTCGAGCGGGCCGAGGCCCTGTACGGCCTGGGCTGGGAGGAGGAGGCCCTGGCACTCTTGCAGGAAGCGCGGGCCCTGCCCGGTGTCGAGGAAGTTCTTGAGGCTGAACCCGAGCTAAAAAGGTTTGACCTCGAGGTGCAGCGGGCTTTTTTTGCGGTGCAGTTGGTGGGCCTCTCCCGCGCAGTAGAGCTGCTGGGCCTGGGTGCGGAAACCCTGGATTTTCTTATTCGACGTAGACTGCTGGATAGCCAGGGGCAGCCCCGGCTGACGGTGGCGCCTACCATCGAAGGCCGTAGGGTGGCCCTCGAGCTGGCCCGCAAGCTTCCCCTAGCCGAGGCGGCGCCGCTATACCGGCTGGCTCGAGCCCACTGGGAGGAGGCCGATTTTTCCCGGGGGCGAAGCGCCCTGCTGCGTCTGGCCCGCGCCCAGGTGGAGGAGCAGCCCAGGGAAGCGCTGGCGCTGCTGGCCGAGCTGGCCCCCGACCCTGAACTCAGCCTGCTGCGGGCGCGGGCTTTGGAGCGGCTGGGCCGCTACAGGGAAGCCCTCGATCTGCTGGATGAGCTGCCCGATAGCCCCGACAAAAGCGCTCTGCGGGCTGGGGTGCTCTTCCGCTTGGGGCAGTTTGCCGAGGCTCAGGCCGAAGCGGAGCGGGCCAAGGCTGGAGGCGCGTACGCCCAGGCCGAGGCCCTCAACCTACAGGGCATGATGCTCTTGGGTCAGGGCCGCTTCCAGGAAGCGGCCGAGGCTTTTAGCCGGGCCTCGGTGCGCTTCTTGCTGGCTGGCGAGGAGGTGCGCCACCTGAGCGCGCTGGGTAACCGGGCGGTGGCGCTGGTGGAGCTGGGCCAGGGGGAGGAGGTTTTTACCGAGGTGCTCGAGGCCATTGGGCCCCGCGAGGGCTTGCGGGCCAGGCTCTACCTCAACCTGGGGGTAATCAAGGAGCGCCAGGGCCAGCCCGCCGAGGCCGAGCGGTTGTACCGGGAGTCGCTGGCCCTGGCGGAAAGGGTGGGGAACTTCGAGGCCATGGGGCGGGCCTGGAACAATCTGGGAGCCCTCTACCACCGGCAGGGGCAGCCCGCCGAGGCCAGGGCAGCCTACCAGGAGGCCTTGCGACTGGCCAAGGCAGGTCAGGAGTGGGTGTTGACCGCGGCGGTGCTGGCCAACCTGGCCGAACTGACCGGGGAGCGGGCTGGCCTGGAGGAAGCCATCGCCCTTTTGGAGGAGGCCCGCTACACCGTGCTGGCCGAGCGTTACCGCAGCCGCCTGGAGGCGTTCAGGCTGCGTTAA
- a CDS encoding BMP family ABC transporter substrate-binding protein, with protein sequence MRKSWLMGALMALALGFGMAQPANLKACFIYVGPIGDVGWTFAHDEARRAAEKAIPGLTTQYVESVKPADTLATVDRLVAGGCNVIFTTSFDFMDPTLEAAKKYPEVIFAHASGFKRAPNMLTYMADFYQIYYLNGLMAGALTKSGKVGYVAAFPIPELKRHISAFALGVRAVNPKATVNVKWINAWFDPVKAREAAEALMAEGNDVLAFTEDTATVVQTAARRKVPSFSHYNSMYKYAPDYVVSGQLVDWSVIYIDILKKVQNGTYTPKNLQNVDYWWLAREKAVMLGAQVGMPINPKFEAALKKATMTVNGKKVSVYDRVMELYKDIQSPNPKWDPFTGPIRDRNGVLRVPAGRKMTVKELNEMQWVAPGVVGPVPDEPK encoded by the coding sequence ATGAGAAAGAGCTGGTTAATGGGTGCTTTGATGGCTCTGGCCCTGGGTTTTGGGATGGCCCAGCCGGCCAACCTTAAAGCCTGCTTCATCTACGTAGGCCCTATTGGCGATGTGGGCTGGACCTTTGCACACGACGAGGCTCGCCGGGCCGCCGAGAAGGCCATTCCCGGCCTCACTACCCAGTACGTGGAGTCGGTCAAGCCAGCCGATACCCTGGCTACGGTAGACCGGCTGGTGGCTGGGGGTTGTAACGTCATCTTCACCACCTCCTTCGACTTCATGGACCCCACCCTCGAGGCCGCCAAGAAGTATCCCGAGGTGATTTTTGCCCATGCCTCCGGCTTCAAGCGGGCCCCCAACATGCTTACCTACATGGCCGATTTCTACCAGATTTACTACCTGAACGGCCTGATGGCGGGTGCCCTCACCAAGAGCGGCAAGGTGGGCTACGTGGCGGCTTTCCCCATCCCCGAGCTTAAGCGTCACATCTCGGCCTTTGCCCTGGGGGTGCGGGCGGTGAACCCCAAGGCTACCGTGAATGTCAAGTGGATCAACGCCTGGTTTGACCCCGTGAAGGCCCGCGAGGCCGCCGAGGCCCTGATGGCCGAGGGCAACGATGTTCTGGCCTTTACCGAGGACACCGCTACGGTCGTTCAGACCGCGGCCCGGCGCAAGGTGCCCAGCTTCAGCCACTACAACTCGATGTACAAGTACGCCCCCGACTACGTGGTCTCGGGCCAGCTCGTAGACTGGAGCGTGATCTACATCGACATCCTGAAGAAGGTTCAGAACGGTACCTACACCCCCAAAAACCTCCAGAACGTAGACTACTGGTGGCTGGCCCGCGAGAAAGCGGTAATGCTCGGGGCCCAGGTGGGCATGCCCATCAACCCCAAATTTGAGGCGGCCCTCAAGAAAGCCACCATGACCGTGAACGGCAAGAAGGTTAGCGTCTACGACCGGGTGATGGAGCTCTACAAAGACATCCAAAGCCCCAACCCCAAATGGGACCCCTTCACCGGCCCCATCCGCGACCGCAACGGGGTTTTGCGGGTGCCCGCTGGGCGCAAGATGACGGTGAAGGAGCTCAACGAGATGCAGTGGGTGGCGCCTGGGGTGGTCGGCCCGGTGCCGGACGAGCCCAAGTAA
- a CDS encoding ABC transporter permease yields the protein MEEIANALARALSFGTPLLLACLGAILNERAGVVNLGVEGMMALGALAGFAVAYGSAGDGNLWLAVLAAMLAGALAAMLHGFVTITLQANQFVSGLALTMVGLGTAGLLGKRFEGLPLFNQPPEWPFTLGAIMLAVLLSFVFYATRLGLSLRSVGENPAAADLLGLNVLGVRYAAVAAGGALAGLAGAYLSLVYRPSWTDGMTAGLGWIAVALVIFVGWSPVRAVFGAIFFGLLYYLQFRLQGQAAIPSEVFASLPYLLVILVLALSGLRGQQGNAPEALGKPYRRGER from the coding sequence ATGGAAGAGATCGCCAACGCCCTCGCTCGAGCCCTTTCCTTTGGTACCCCTTTGCTCCTGGCCTGCCTGGGGGCCATCCTGAACGAGCGCGCCGGGGTGGTCAACCTGGGGGTGGAAGGCATGATGGCCCTGGGCGCGCTGGCCGGTTTTGCGGTGGCCTATGGCAGCGCGGGCGATGGCAACCTCTGGCTGGCGGTGCTGGCGGCCATGCTGGCGGGCGCCCTGGCCGCCATGCTGCACGGCTTCGTAACCATTACCCTGCAAGCCAACCAGTTTGTCTCGGGTCTGGCCCTGACCATGGTGGGCCTGGGCACGGCCGGTCTGTTGGGTAAGCGCTTCGAGGGGCTGCCGCTCTTTAACCAGCCCCCCGAGTGGCCTTTCACCCTGGGGGCTATCATGCTGGCAGTTTTGCTGAGTTTCGTGTTCTATGCGACCCGGCTGGGCCTCTCGCTGCGCTCGGTGGGGGAGAACCCGGCAGCAGCCGATCTGCTGGGCCTTAATGTGCTGGGGGTGCGGTATGCGGCGGTTGCGGCGGGGGGTGCCCTGGCCGGGCTGGCCGGTGCCTACCTCTCGCTGGTCTACCGCCCCTCCTGGACCGATGGCATGACCGCCGGGCTGGGCTGGATTGCGGTGGCGCTGGTAATCTTTGTGGGTTGGAGTCCCGTGCGGGCGGTGTTTGGGGCCATCTTTTTTGGCTTGCTCTACTACCTTCAGTTCCGGCTCCAGGGCCAGGCGGCCATTCCTTCGGAAGTATTTGCCAGCCTGCCCTATCTTCTGGTTATACTTGTGCTGGCTTTGTCGGGGCTGCGTGGGCAGCAGGGCAACGCCCCTGAAGCGTTGGGCAAACCTTATCGGCGGGGCGAGCGCTAA